Within Malus domestica chromosome 04, GDT2T_hap1, the genomic segment aggatgaggatggaaaggttcttgctacagagaacgcggtcaaagacagatggagaggttattttcataatcttttcaatgaaggacatgaaatgagtacttctttaggggagttgagtaactcagaagagtgtagaaactattccttttatcgtcgaatcagaaaggaagaagtggttgtagctttgaagaagatgaagcatagaaaagcagtgggcccagacgatataccgattgaagtgtggaaagtcttgggagagacaggtatagcatggctcactgaccttttcaataggattttgaaaacgaagaagatgctaaacgagtggcgaaagagcaccttggtgcctatttacaagaataagggcgacgtacaaaattgcatgaactataggggtattaagctaatgagtcatacaatgaagctctgggagagagtcattgagcatagattgaggcaagagacacgggtttcggacaactaattcgggttcatgccagggcgctcaaccatggaggcaatctatctcttatgaagattgatggaaatatatagagatgggaaaaaggatttacacatggtctttatagatttggaaaaaaacgtatgatagggtcccaagagacattctttggaagattttagagaagaaatgagtacgagtagcatatatccaagctataaaggatatgtatgaaggagcaaagactgccgtaagaactcatgaaggacaaaccgaaagcttccccataactgtaggattacatcaaggctcatccttaagtccttacatttttgcgttggtaatggatgagttaataggacatattcaagatgatatttcttggtgtatgcttttcgcagacgatatagtgttgatagatgaaactcaggaaggggtaaatgcgaagcttaacctttggagagaagtgttggaatctaaaggtcttcgcctaagccgatcaaagacagaatatatggaggccaaaatgagttaggggtgaggatcggagatcaggaaataccaaagagcgaccgttttcgctacctaagatctatcttgcaaaagaacggagaattaaatggagatctcaaccatagaatacaagctggatggatgaagtggaagagtgcatccggcgtgttgtgtgatcatcgtatgccactgaagcttaagggaaaattctataggacggcaataaggtcggcgatgctgtatggcacagaatgttgggctgtgaagcatcaacacgtacacaaaatgggtgtagcggagatgaggatgcttcgttggatgtgtgggcacatgagaaaggataagattaggaattaggatatctgaggtaaagtaggagtagccgaaattgaaggaaagctgagagaaaatcggtaacggtggtttggacatgtgcaaagaaggcctactgacgctccggttagaagatgcgactacgagacagaggttcagggccgaaggggtagaggaagacctaggaaaactttggaatagactctaagaaaagacttagagtacttggatctaacagaggacatgacacaagatcgagcacaatggcgttctaagattcatatagtcgaccccactcagtgacttggattttttcaagtctcaaatcgagaagttttccctactcgggaaattaagggaacactacctcaacctacatgctccactcacaaagcttcaacatacaagcttcaacaaaagaaaaattcaaagaacttagcgaataaggctttggtgtatttaacataatacgttgaaatgaaacaaagcttatttattgatatctccaataagttacaaatatgtacatatacatgagtcaaaataaacaaacaagaggaagccttcacaaaggttgcttaggagaagcctcagcagtcggtagagccccagaaagagaaggcaccggagggggatcattcggagccttagtactggacagcaccttagaaggaagaggcatcggaggttgatcatttggagcttcattacgcggtatagcccaagaagacgaaggcaataaatgcctttggaacaaacccacaaacctctgatgatcatgtaaaatctgaccatcagattccttcatctggtcaagcttcctcttcatgtttgtaacatagtcatgtgcgagccggtgcaactgtttattctcatgcttgagccctctaatctcctgtttgagactcatcacttcagccgccaatgattcaacttggcgagttcgagcaaataggcgttgggccatattagacacagaacctgcacactgaacactgagagccagagaatccttaacagccaactcatcagaccgtttggaaagtagtctgttatctttgggagtgagaaggttcctggccaccaccgcagcgatcatatcattcttcatcatggaatccccaacggtaagaggaccagtaggggataagaaggatgggcgccatatgttgtctggagaaggcgtggctgcctcttcaacaaggttcaagtcaaaacgacggtcggaggggctagacattttcaagggtgttgaagagagaataGGTCAgataaatcaagatcttagaaatgcaagaagggagcttctactggtggagattcaagtgtgctttggaacttaataccagcctctataaaaatctgcactcaatggagcttcaaaaatcgaagaggcgtctgctcagaaatcgaaaaggcttttgctttctcaaaagctgggctgctcagagaccacgagggccgatctcaggaaATGAAGAGacgtttactttctcaaaagctgggctgctcaaaggccacgaaggtcgatcgtagaaatcgaagaggcacttgccttcttaaaagctgggctgcttagagaccacgagggccgatctcaaaaatcaaagaggcacctgctttttcagccttgtcagcacctgtcacatgcacactcaactttgcggaaattacgggcattctgtcgaagatttctggtgaagtagaaagcacgtgaatgttactgttcaatcatccactttccacatgcaacatcagctcacgggtaccacagataactttgccaaaaatctctgacaaagtttagacacgtgaagcttgcagctcccattacatcgctatgaccaagaagggtaaaagaatagcaaagaaacagcactaacaaagtttagacacataaattttgaaggtctagctaccatattattaccccaCAAGGGTAAAATAACATGACCactactggataattggaaagtccctgtgtgtcaacctctgtgctccgtggcaaggtagactagcaaacaggcctaacctttactaacattcgagaaaacactcccaacaagattgcttgcttcaagatcgaagaggcaccatcctccgaatctcgagagccagactctcaacatgatcACTTTCTCAAAAAGCACTGCTCTCttaatctcgagagccagactcctagcaggattgctttctcaaacattgaagaggcaccgttctccgaatctcgagagacagatccccgacaggattgcttgttcgaaaaccaaagaggcaccgctttctcaacttcgagagccccttagataaagcttgtctgtaatcctcacaccgctttctcaacttcgagagccagatcttcttggataaagcttgtctgtaatcttcacacgtaacatcagctttccagataccacagaccactttttcaaagtgctctgacagagttaaaacgcGTGAAGCTAGCAGCTCCCaataccgtgctatgaccaaacagggtaaatgaatagcattactccttgttgttagggagactcctatatatgtcgacctccatcctcaacggacaggcagacctgcaaaaatgctcaacccttcctcatatctgacagggcactcccaatgaagcctctcgaaatactcagctttctttccccccgagaatacctctgcaaacaagctacaccagagcaagaatatctcatatcatcagggttaaaagcaagagtatcccatatcatgctttttccctgtcttttcctttggccttgttcttacctgcaagacaaggagaaagaaagcaatcagtcagcacttggaatcaagcttccagtgcggaactgactgcctggaaccccttacctgattacttacctggcattgctctcgagtactcatcttcaacatcttatgcttcccgaaaagataccacatctgcctgaggaacaaatagggcaagtgagaaggatacaaggaagcatgtggagacaagcgcaacagaacacgtgccgatacatccactactttgtcaacagcaaaagtatcccatatcagcagggtcgaacgtactctaaatttgatggacttgttttgaccatcaaattcttcagtcggccttatactctggcggaaaccagaaaaccctccagcccagttcaagaataagcttgtggaaagttacttcttcaaaagcaaaagtatctcatatcaccttttcttattttcttctctttatccttcatgctgcctgcaagataaggagaaggataacaatcagccagaactcgaaatcaaacttctgatctgggactgattgcttggagctctgattgcttaccttgtctatcacctctttcagcagatcccctagctcggcgacttgggagactcctactacatggtttgtatcgcgcttgaccgagcctgaaactacaagtaagcgtcaagtgaaattgatacattaccttgtgcatctccaccagttaaagataccacccctggagggaggaagagtacttccaaagaagatgccacatctacctatgagacagataaggcaagtgaagacgataccacacttcggtacttaaaagttttgtgattacgagatcattctcccataatatttcctaatgtcatttgtactaaatcattcacttgtactcactaaaggagagcttgaacctatgtactgtgtaaacccttcacaattaatgagaactcctttactccgtggacgtagccaatctgggtgaaccacgtacatcttgtgtttgcttcctgtctctatccatttacatacttatccacaataatgaccggagcaatctagcgaagatcacaaacttaatatttaagatgatattctttggtgtatgttttttgcaaacgatatagtgttgatagatgaaacgcaggaagaggtaaacgcgaagcttaacctttggagagaagtgttggaatctaaaggtcttcgcctaagccgatcaaagacagaatacatggagtgcaagttcagtgcaaacggaggccaaaatgagttaggggtgaggatcggagattaggaaataccaaagagcgactgttttcgctacctaggatctatcttgcaaaagaacggagaatttgatggagatctcacccatagaatacaagctggatggatgaagtggaagagtgcatccggcgtgttgtgtgaccgttgtaggccactgaagctcaagggaaaattttataggacggaaataaggccggcgatgctgtatggcacagaatgttgggcggtgaagcattaacacgtaggtgtagtggagatgaggctgcttcgttggatgtgtgggcacacaagaaaggataagattaggaatgaggatatccgaggtaaagtaagagtagccgaaattgaaggaaagaggagagaaaatcagttacggtggtttggacatgtgcaaagaatgcctactgacgctccggttcgaagatgtgactacggaacagaggttcagggccgaaggggtagaggaagacctaggaaaactttggaagagaccctaagaaaagacttagagtacttggatctaacggaggacatgacacaaaactgagcgcaatggcgttctaggattcatatagccgaccccacttagtgggaaaaggctttgttgttgttgttgttgttggttgtaTCTCATACATTTGATGTGAACGTCATGCTGTAGTAAAACCATTATGATGTAATGTAATTTTATGATATTATTATTAAGGGAGGAGGAAGGTTCAAaacttttacaataatttaggaagAAGAGTTTCGAAACCGAGACACATGGATGAAACCTAGACACTATTCACTAAGATAGTGGACCACATGCTCATTTCTTGGAAATGTGAAATGAGATGAAAAGAATAAAAGTAAAAccatttagtactacagtctaataATGTTCATCTTAATTTATAAGTGAAATGTCTTATATTAGAATCTTGTGATTGGCGAGTTTGATGTTAATTTATTCTCAAGGGTCCTTtagagctcgtttggaagttttttttttttttttttaatgactaaaagcgtttttagcGAAAATATTTTTCGGTTCTAAAAGCAATTAAAATGTTTTATGTAAGAAGCACGTAACTGGTACTTGCAGGAAacatttaagtgttttttatgattcacttgttctaaaaacatttttaataaaagcgttttcagtcattttaaaagcatttccaaACAAGCTTTTAACTACTAAACTATAGTAGGAAGTATTAGATTTAATTCTCATGGATGGTGAGTTCGAACTAATATATATGACTGACCCATTATGTAGCCTAATTCAAATTTCCTACctcttaatataaatatatagtcatattgaaagaaaaataaaagaaaaaaaagaaaaaccgtAGCCAGGGCTGGGAAGCCATTTATTTGAATAACAAATCAATCTGGCCAATGTTAACGAAATCAATTGGGCCCAAATAATTTATCTCGTCGCAGGCTAAGGAAGGAAGCATATTTCCACTTTTGGGAGTCACCTTGAACCAATCCTGCCCTCAAGTTTCTCCGACGTCAATCAAAGGATGTGAATACTGCCTTTAATTCATGACTGGTGTCATCAAGTTGATGCTAGCTATTTGTTTGTTCTGCGGAAACAAATCAACATGATTCAAAtatggtttatatatatatatatatgtgtgtagaGAGCTTTGAGAATTGAAAAGGGTTGGTGTTTACGGCATTTTTAACTACCGGGAGTGATTTCTACATGCCTTTTTTTACATTACGTTCACGCCTATTAAAGTTGACCACCCTTGATTCAAACCAAAGACCAAAAAAGAATAGTGGTGTACAGGATGTGAAAAAGTGTATGCAGAAGTCATTTCTCTTTTAACGACTCACCGATCGAGGGGTGTTTCGTATACGAAGAAGCAGATTCCAATGACAATGTAGCAGAGAATAAGAACCAATCCCTTCACATAATGTGAAGTCCCATCCTAAAAAAAATCAAGGTTAAAAACATATGAGAAAGTATGATATACTTAATACATATGAAGTTATGTATGATTAATCATGTGAGTATTACTTGTAGAGCAAAGGCTGCTGTGATCACTGCTAGAGCAAATGACACTGTCTCAATCAGATTGAAGTTCAGATCCATGTTAACTCCCATTATCCAACCAACAACAGCGCAGCACGGAACCTGCGTCACACGTatagaaaaaaaagagtttttgttAATGGAACTTTTGTTCTTCTGGTTTGGAAAGAGACTACAGTAATTGAGCTTAGGTTATGAACACGAACCACGAACATCGCGATCTGAGTTGCAGACCCCAAAGAGACTGCTAAAGATATATCCTGCAATTGTGTAAAACAGAAAAATGTAAACTTAATTATAACTTCCTGCAAGAAGAGGAGATCAATTAATCAAAGATATTAGGATTACTCACCAACTTGTTCTTGAGAGCAAATATGATCGATCCTGCGTGCTCAGCTGCATTTCCAAGAATCGGTACAAGGATGAGGCTGAGGAAGCTGACTGACAAACCCCAGGATCTTGACGCATCCTAATATAACATACGAATTCGGTGAATTTGCATGTCTTGATGAGAAGGTTTACAAACCCACTAAACAACAtagtgtactaattaattacctCAATTGTGCCCACCACATATTCAGACAGCAAAGCGGTGATGGTAGTGACAACAAACAACCAAGCAAATCCACTCCAGAAACCGACCTCAGCCGCATCTTCTTGAACATCCTCATCACCATCAACTTCCGATACCTGCTCAGTTGCATTTTTCCTAATTACTTAGCTGAGCTCTAACAACTTGTTTTTGTGAAAGGAAGCACTGAAAATGCAAGTTTAATGCACATATCATCAAttgctttaacaaaaaatctctTTGTTTTGGGATCTTCACTCTCTCAGATCAGTTCGGAATGAAGACTTGTATGACAAGtaagcagaaaaaaaaataaacagatGAAAAGTTTCATCAATAGTATCATGAATTTTCATGCAACGATTCTTCTGCATTATATAATTAGATTGATGCTTTTATTATATCATCTATTTCCTATGCAGTACTCATGGAATCAGGAAAATAAAATCATGATTGCAGCAAAAAAATTAGGATAATTACTTGCTGAGATTCGAAATATCCATGGTGAGTCCACAGTTGGAAGAATAAGAATGCAGTATAAGAAAGTAGCATTACGATACTAAAGGCCCTTGAGATTTGGAGTGTTTGGTCCGCTGCTACTGCAGAGTCCCCAGCGTATCGAAGCAACATCGGTAGCATGTGGCAGAATGTGCCTAGCAGTAGAAGGAGAGAGTTCACATTCGCCTGTCTCTGATGAAAACAATATGCATATAAAGTttataagaaaaagaaattcaGGTATACGAAGCAACATATAAGTCggataatttaaaaataaagttcaaaccgAAGAATTACGGAAGTTAAAATCCGAAAATTATTCTTAGGGTTCTTACTCTTTCAAATTTTTGCTCCCCTCTGAGGTTGGCAAGGCCACCGCAGAAAAGGGAGGTGCCAAGGACCAAGAGAAGGTTGGAAAGAACTGAACCCAAGAGAGAATACTTGAGCAAAGCTATGTTATTTTGGCTTAGAGCAGATATTGCTATGATCAGCTCTGTGGCATTACCAAATGTTGCATTCAGAAGCCCCCCAACtgcaaaccaaaaccacaaaatatTGTGAGAGTCAAATTCTGTTAATAGATTAGATAACTCACTACATTCAAGATATGTTTAAAGAAGTAATGAAGAGATTAAAAGGCATAAAATTCATTCGTGTCTAATCCCTTCTAATCCATTCAAAATGACACATTATTCAGCTCTACGTACGTTCAACATAACCTTGAATCGTATGTTTTATCCCTTACCATCAAATCCTAGGCACCAAACGAGCCGTCATAAGtaacaatataaaaaataaaataaaaaatgagaacAGTTTACCTGTTGGACCAGTGTAGTATGATATTTGTCTGCAGTTTGAAGTAAAAAATCATAGTGGCAAAGATTAATCCAAGCATAATTTTGAAGAAAGTCTAACTGATTGTGTAAAACGCCTTACTCTGTAAGGAAACTGATCCGCTCAGCAAGTAAGGTGATTGCAAGTAAGCTCAGAGCGAAAATCCAGGGCTGTCAAAAGAAGAAGGTTAGTCGTTTTAAACACGCCTTTTTATAGCCCGTAGTGATTTTCGTACTCCTGTTATATATGTCACTTGATTCTCTTTTGATTAAAAGCTAGAAAGAAGGCAGGAATGCATGCAGAGAAAAAGGGTGCGAAAATCACCAAAAATGCTGCgtgaaaaaaatattataaaatattcaaTTTAGAGACCAACTGATAAAAAAAGGAGTACGAAATTCATCACCAAATTGTGTAGAATATTTATTGATAATTAAGTGAAAGCGCTCACCTTTCCAAAGCCATAGCACACAGCAATAATGGATAGAGGAATGGTGGGAAGGAGAACTGAAAGCTTAGTCCCAAAAAGAACAACTTGCAGATTTACAAGCAACTGCCTAAGGTGGCGGTTCTGAACACCAGCTGCTAGTGAAGGATCCGACTTTCTGCGCAGCGAAGACGCTGACATTTGCCTGGCTGTCTTGCCATGGTGGTGgttcacctcctcctcctcctcccttgTGTCATTGACAAGGTTGCCGTTTTCCAAGAGGCATTCTTGGTTGGAAGCCATATTTGGTTTGAGAGTTAGAAATCTAACTCCGGTGCAAGGGGACGGACATAAACACTCTGGttgagagtaagagagagagagagagagagagagagagagaaattattATGCCATCTGAGTAATGAAGGGACACATATTGTATTGGCATGCATGGTGGCCAGATGTGGAGACGGTCACAAATACATGTCAGTCACAGAGCAAGTAAAACATTAACTCCATCAGTTTATTGTTGAGGTGTGCCATGAGTTACAAGGCCCATTCATATTGTTTCCCTTTGTGCGTGGAAAGGGATCCACTCCTGATCTTTTCCACCTAatcctcctcatcaaacaatctggattcttgaaatttgatctaacggctacaaacacAGACCcattctaaaagttataataactttagccgttgatcaaatttcaaggacctggattgtttgatgaggaggatTAGATGAAAGGGATGCGAAGAGAATACCTTCCCTTGTGCATATCATTTGTTTCAATAAGAGTGTCATGAGTTTTCCTTTTGTGCATATCATTtttttcaatatgatattctaaTTTACGAGAAAGATTATTTAAATTGAAGTACAATACGATATTCTCTATATTATTCTAATATACAAGAACGATGATTTAAATTGAGATATAATACGATCTTCTTTACATTTTTCTAATTTAAGAGAAAGATGATTCAGATTGCCGTGCAAGAGAACGGGCAAATTTGCCTAACCCACATCTATCTGGCGCATCATATTACGAACTACATAAATTGCTCAAATATTCGTAGGAAAAGAAGAATTTGATTCACTGACCTCCCAAGTTCCAGAAGCCAGCAATCCTCGACTAATGTTTTAGGCAATTTTGGCAGTTGCTTGAGTTTCTCCTctgaagaaattaaaaaaatataaaaaatcccATTCGGATAACCATGTTATTTGGAAGCATTGGCAACGGCTATCTCCACCTCCCATGAAGAGAGAAGCCAGGCTTCTTTTGGGGCCTATATTTGTTCAAATTACCTCAACCATAACCTTGCATACTTTTGGCTTAATTTGGTGGATTAACATTAACCAATTTTGGTAAATATTATTAACCATCCATCCAATTAGTATTATGATGGATATTCTTGTAAAATCTAAAAACCACCACACTAAACAAGAATTAGAATTCACAGATCTGGGTTTGGCCAGTCAATCAAGAAAATGTTCCCGCATCCTTAcaagcaaggaagaaaatatcggtaatatcggaaatatcggtagtccgaaaacacggaaatgtcgatggaaatatcgggataatatcgatatcgataaaaattacatggaaaccacggaaattgtaagaaaaacttggaaatttttaattaaactttgcaggatgtttatttagtcaattatctattagtttatcacaaaaaattggaaggaaatgcattgcatgatggatttaacttatttaagttgattatatagcgagctggcaaacattgtgagtgtagaaaatatgtagtaattaatgaaagaagtttaaacacaccataatcatttatatataattaattagtacaatattgggaggttttatttaggatattaaaaaaaaaaggaattgaataaaatgatgaagaataatgtgccgaatttgacactttaaatttcttacacataagcatgcgtctaggcgttgaagttccaaattatagtatatcaattaacgattgaaaatcaatacgttgaataagactaaactttaatttggatgccgattatgttttttcaagtttatttagtcaattatctattagtttatcacaaaaaattggaaggaaatgcattgcatgatggatttaactgatttaagttgattatatagcgagctggcaaatttttcactctttccctaaaattatatattttcactTTTTCCCTGAAATTGAGTCCTTTATCCTAATCTAATCTGGACCCCcagattaatttatattttcactCATTTTctgaaattatataaattgtgcAAATGAGTCCTTTATCCTAATCTAATCTGGACCCTCCATCTTGATTCTCACTCTCTGTcacgctgccacgtggcagcccacTAACCCtcaccctatctctctctcttttcccgagTCCCTCTcggacccctcactctctctcagttctcaactctatctctctctcgaaCTCTCATTCTCTCACTCCATTTCCCCGATCACACCCACACCCAGGCACACCCAAATCCGTCCACCACGATGCCAACGCAGCATCTCCACCATCCTCCtgaactctccctccctctcctccgtcTCTGGGAAGCACGG encodes:
- the LOC103433600 gene encoding vacuolar cation/proton exchanger 3-like isoform X1, translated to MASNQECLLENGNLVNDTREEEEEVNHHHGKTARQMSASSLRRKSDPSLAAGVQNRHLRQLLVNLQVVLFGTKLSVLLPTIPLSIIAVCYGFGKPWIFALSLLAITLLAERISFLTEQISYYTGPTVGGLLNATFGNATELIIAISALSQNNIALLKYSLLGSVLSNLLLVLGTSLFCGGLANLRGEQKFERRQANVNSLLLLLGTFCHMLPMLLRYAGDSAVAADQTLQISRAFSIVMLLSYTAFLFFQLWTHHGYFESQQVSEVDGDEDVQEDAAEVGFWSGFAWLFVVTTITALLSEYVVGTIEDASRSWGLSVSFLSLILVPILGNAAEHAGSIIFALKNKLDISLAVSLGSATQIAMFVVPCCAVVGWIMGVNMDLNFNLIETVSFALAVITAAFALQDGTSHYVKGLVLILCYIVIGICFFVYETPLDRTNK
- the LOC103433600 gene encoding vacuolar cation/proton exchanger 3-like isoform X2, yielding MASNQECLLENGNLVNDTREEEEEVNHHHGKTARQMSASSLRRKSDPSLAAGVQNRHLRQLLVNLQVVLFGTKLSVLLPTIPLSIIAVCYGFGKPWIFALSLLAITLLAERISFLTEQISYYTGPTVGGLLNATFGNATELIIAISALSQNNIALLKYSLLGSVLSNLLLVLGTSLFCGGLANLRGEQKFERRQANVNSLLLLLGTFCHMLPMLLRYAGDSAVAADQTLQISRAFSIVSEVDGDEDVQEDAAEVGFWSGFAWLFVVTTITALLSEYVVGTIEDASRSWGLSVSFLSLILVPILGNAAEHAGSIIFALKNKLDISLAVSLGSATQIAMFVVPCCAVVGWIMGVNMDLNFNLIETVSFALAVITAAFALQDGTSHYVKGLVLILCYIVIGICFFVYETPLDRTNK